One genomic region from Desulfallas thermosapovorans DSM 6562 encodes:
- a CDS encoding low molecular weight protein arginine phosphatase, whose translation MAKRKILFVCTGNTCRSPMAEALARRALAELFPGREDIEFASAGIAALPGGAAAHQAVNVMKEMGIDLTGHKAAQLGPEDIEQADLVLTMTRTHRDNLKQLMPGAAGKIYTLSEYAGSGNDIPDPFGASEEFYRLVAGELDNLSRAMLRKLGGQA comes from the coding sequence ATGGCCAAAAGGAAAATCCTTTTTGTATGCACCGGTAACACCTGCCGCAGTCCCATGGCCGAGGCGCTGGCCCGCCGGGCGCTGGCCGAGCTCTTCCCGGGGCGGGAGGATATAGAATTTGCCTCGGCGGGGATTGCCGCGCTGCCGGGCGGCGCCGCCGCCCACCAGGCCGTTAATGTAATGAAGGAAATGGGCATTGACCTGACCGGGCACAAGGCGGCCCAGCTCGGCCCGGAGGATATTGAACAGGCGGACCTGGTGCTGACCATGACCCGCACGCACCGGGATAATTTAAAACAGCTCATGCCCGGTGCAGCGGGTAAAATATATACTCTATCCGAATATGCGGGTTCGGGCAATGATATACCGGACCCCTTCGGTGCCAGCGAAGAGTTTTACCGCCTTGTGGCCGGCGAGCTGGACAACCTCTCCCGGGCCATGCTGCGAAAATTAGGGGGTCAGGCTTAA
- a CDS encoding L-threonylcarbamoyladenylate synthase, translating to MELANCNTRCLPVDPAHPETGLIQQAGVVLRQGGLVAFPTETVYGLGANALDARAVARIFVAKGRPRDNPLIVHLDSPGLLGRYIEEIPSVVPELAARFWPGPLTLVLRGGHAFPPEVTGGLGTVGVRVPGHPVALALIRAAGVPVAAPSANASGRPSPTTAGHVLEDLAGKIELVLDGGPTGVGVESTVLDLSGPRPVILRPGGVTRRDLEEVLGPVAVDPAVDGGAGPGDRPRSPGMKYTHYAPRAPLVLYAGPDHRQVAAGVLAEARRLAAGGRKVGILAYSETAPLYHGQGYTVVVAGKRSDPGTVAAVLYDSLRRFDRLGVDVILAEGMPPGGLGLAVMNRLYRAAGGHVVTINR from the coding sequence ATGGAGTTGGCAAATTGTAATACCCGTTGCCTGCCGGTGGATCCCGCACACCCGGAAACCGGCTTAATCCAGCAGGCCGGTGTGGTTTTGCGGCAAGGCGGTTTGGTGGCTTTTCCCACTGAAACGGTTTACGGCCTGGGCGCCAACGCGCTGGACGCCCGGGCCGTAGCCCGTATTTTCGTGGCCAAGGGGCGGCCCCGGGATAACCCGTTGATTGTACACCTGGATAGCCCCGGGCTGCTTGGTCGCTATATAGAGGAAATTCCATCCGTGGTACCCGAACTGGCGGCGCGGTTTTGGCCCGGCCCCCTGACCCTGGTTTTAAGGGGCGGGCATGCCTTTCCCCCGGAGGTGACCGGCGGCCTGGGTACCGTGGGGGTGCGGGTGCCCGGCCACCCTGTGGCCCTGGCCTTGATCCGGGCGGCGGGTGTACCTGTGGCGGCCCCCAGCGCCAATGCTTCGGGGCGGCCCAGTCCCACCACGGCGGGCCACGTGCTGGAGGACCTGGCCGGGAAAATAGAGCTGGTGCTGGATGGAGGACCCACCGGCGTGGGGGTGGAATCCACCGTGCTGGACCTTTCCGGCCCCCGGCCGGTGATTTTGCGCCCCGGCGGCGTGACCCGGCGGGATTTGGAGGAAGTGCTCGGCCCGGTGGCCGTGGACCCGGCGGTTGACGGCGGTGCCGGGCCCGGGGACAGGCCCCGGTCGCCGGGGATGAAATATACTCACTACGCCCCCCGGGCCCCGCTGGTACTCTATGCAGGGCCTGATCACCGGCAAGTGGCGGCCGGTGTACTGGCGGAGGCCCGGCGATTGGCCGCGGGGGGGCGCAAGGTGGGCATACTGGCCTACAGTGAGACAGCACCCCTGTACCATGGACAGGGATATACCGTAGTGGTGGCCGGTAAACGTTCCGATCCCGGTACGGTGGCCGCTGTATTGTACGATTCCCTGCGTCGTTTCGACCGTTTGGGGGTGGATGTGATACTGGCCGAAGGTATGCCCCCCGGCGGCCTGGGCCTGGCGGTGATGAACAGGCTGTACCGTGCTGCGGGAGGACACGTGGTGACGATAAACCGTTAA
- a CDS encoding sodium ion-translocating decarboxylase subunit beta: MEQLAEIFSGIGVMQLTLGNVTMWLVAFVLFYLAIKKGVEPLLLLPIGFGIFAANFPLTGLLEEGGLFYIFYHYGIANELIPPLIFLGLGAMTDFGPVLANPKTLLLGAAAQLGVYAAFFGALLVGFTVAEAACIGIIGGADGPTSIFLSANLAPHMMGSVAVAAYSYMALVPIIIPPIAKLLTTKEERAMVMQMTRMPSKTEKIIFPIITSIIVMLLVPKSAPLIAMFMLGNLFMESGAVERLTNVSRDQLMNIVTIILGLGVGSTMTAETFLNPKTIGVFAMGVVAFAFATAGGVLIAKLMNLFVKNKVNPLIGAAGVSAVPMAARVVHNMGAEANPQNYLLMHAMGPNVAGVIGTAVAAGAFIAAIM; encoded by the coding sequence ATGGAACAGCTGGCAGAAATATTTAGTGGAATTGGGGTTATGCAGCTGACCCTGGGCAATGTGACCATGTGGCTGGTTGCCTTTGTCCTTTTTTACCTGGCCATCAAGAAGGGAGTTGAGCCGCTGCTCCTGCTGCCCATCGGCTTTGGGATATTTGCGGCCAACTTTCCCCTGACCGGCCTATTGGAAGAGGGTGGACTGTTTTATATCTTTTATCATTACGGCATTGCCAATGAATTGATCCCGCCCCTTATTTTCCTCGGCCTGGGGGCGATGACCGACTTTGGTCCGGTGTTGGCCAATCCTAAAACACTGCTGCTGGGAGCGGCTGCCCAGCTGGGTGTTTATGCAGCATTCTTTGGGGCCCTGCTGGTGGGTTTCACCGTTGCCGAAGCGGCCTGTATCGGCATTATCGGTGGTGCCGACGGCCCCACCTCCATATTCCTTTCCGCCAACCTGGCCCCGCACATGATGGGCTCGGTGGCGGTGGCGGCGTATTCTTACATGGCACTGGTGCCCATAATTATTCCGCCCATTGCCAAATTACTCACCACCAAAGAAGAGCGGGCCATGGTGATGCAGATGACCCGCATGCCCAGCAAAACGGAGAAAATTATTTTTCCCATTATTACGTCAATTATTGTTATGCTGCTGGTGCCCAAGTCAGCACCGCTGATTGCCATGTTCATGTTGGGTAACCTGTTCATGGAAAGCGGTGCGGTGGAACGGTTGACCAATGTCAGCCGGGATCAGTTGATGAATATCGTTACTATTATCCTTGGGCTGGGCGTTGGCTCCACCATGACGGCGGAAACCTTTCTGAACCCAAAAACCATCGGCGTATTTGCCATGGGCGTGGTGGCCTTTGCCTTTGCTACAGCGGGCGGTGTATTGATCGCCAAGCTGATGAACCTGTTCGTCAAAAATAAGGTCAATCCCCTTATCGGTGCCGCCGGCGTGTCCGCCGTACCCATGGCGGCCCGGGTGGTCCATAACATGGGTGCCGAGGCCAACCCCCAAAATTACCTGTTGATGCACGCCATGGGACCCAACGTGGCCGGTGTTATCGGCACGGCTGTAGCCGCCGGTGCTTTCATAGCGGCGATCATGTAG
- a CDS encoding deoxycytidylate deaminase has product MQRPGWDEYFMEITGVVSRRSTCLRRQVGALIVRDHRILATGYNGAPAGMRHCLEVGCLREKQGIPSGERHELCRGLHAEQNALLQAALHGISIAGGVFYVTHQPCVLCAKMIANAQISKVVFRGAYPDRMALDVLLECNIELVRL; this is encoded by the coding sequence ATGCAGCGCCCCGGTTGGGATGAGTATTTTATGGAGATAACCGGTGTGGTGTCCCGGCGCTCCACCTGCCTGCGCCGCCAGGTGGGGGCGCTGATCGTGCGGGATCACCGTATCCTGGCCACAGGTTATAACGGTGCCCCCGCCGGTATGCGCCATTGCCTGGAAGTAGGCTGTTTGCGGGAAAAGCAGGGGATACCGTCCGGTGAGCGCCATGAGCTTTGCAGGGGGTTGCATGCGGAACAAAACGCCCTTTTGCAGGCTGCCCTCCACGGCATCTCCATTGCAGGGGGCGTTTTTTACGTCACCCACCAGCCCTGCGTGCTCTGCGCCAAAATGATTGCCAATGCCCAGATCAGCAAGGTGGTTTTCAGGGGAGCCTATCCCGACCGGATGGCCCTGGATGTGTTACTTGAATGTAACATCGAACTGGTACGGCTGTGA
- the wecB gene encoding non-hydrolyzing UDP-N-acetylglucosamine 2-epimerase, whose product MVSLTNFKPDPKILVVFGTRPEAIKMAPLVQALKSAGGLECRVAVTAQHREMLDQVLRLFNIVPDHDLNIMQTGQTLFDITGRALAGLQGVLEAEKPDLVLVHGDTTTTFVAALAAYYMQVPVGHVEAGLRTGDKYSPFPEEMNRRLAGALCDLHFAPTARARANLLREGVDPERVYVTGNTVIDALLATVRPGYIFNDPLLAGLDFDRHRLILITTHRRENLGDPMRDIYLALGDVLQTHPDVRVVFPVHKNPAVRRVVQQVLGNSPRVHLIEPMDYEPFVNLMARCHLVLTDSGGMQEEAPSLGKPVLVLRNTTERPEAVEAGTVRLVGTGRAAVRSETERLLDDRTYYRSMAEAVNPYGDGRACHRIVQAIRHAFKLSPERPAEFGL is encoded by the coding sequence ATGGTTAGTTTAACAAACTTTAAGCCTGACCCCAAAATCCTGGTGGTCTTTGGTACCAGGCCCGAAGCTATCAAGATGGCCCCCCTGGTGCAGGCGCTAAAAAGCGCCGGGGGGCTGGAGTGCCGGGTGGCTGTGACGGCCCAGCACCGGGAAATGCTGGACCAGGTGCTGCGGCTATTTAATATTGTGCCCGACCACGACTTGAACATTATGCAGACCGGGCAGACATTGTTTGATATCACCGGCCGGGCACTGGCCGGCCTGCAGGGGGTGCTGGAGGCCGAAAAGCCGGATCTGGTGCTGGTGCATGGTGATACCACCACCACCTTTGTGGCAGCCCTGGCCGCCTATTACATGCAGGTACCGGTGGGGCACGTGGAAGCGGGACTGCGCACCGGTGACAAGTATTCCCCCTTCCCCGAAGAGATGAACCGGCGCCTGGCCGGGGCGCTGTGCGACCTGCATTTTGCCCCCACCGCCCGGGCCAGGGCCAACCTTTTACGGGAAGGAGTGGACCCGGAACGGGTTTATGTCACGGGTAATACCGTGATTGACGCTTTGCTGGCCACGGTGCGTCCCGGGTACATATTCAACGACCCGCTGCTGGCCGGGCTGGATTTTGATCGCCACCGGTTGATTCTGATCACCACCCACCGCCGGGAGAATTTGGGCGACCCCATGCGGGATATTTACCTGGCCCTGGGGGATGTTTTGCAAACCCATCCCGATGTGCGGGTTGTTTTCCCGGTACACAAAAACCCAGCCGTGCGCCGGGTGGTGCAACAGGTGCTGGGTAACTCGCCCCGGGTGCATTTAATTGAGCCCATGGATTACGAGCCCTTCGTTAACTTAATGGCCCGCTGTCACCTGGTGCTCACCGATTCCGGGGGCATGCAGGAGGAGGCCCCTTCCCTGGGTAAGCCCGTGCTGGTGCTGCGCAACACCACCGAGCGCCCCGAGGCCGTGGAGGCCGGCACGGTGCGCCTGGTGGGTACCGGCCGCGCCGCGGTGCGCAGCGAAACCGAGCGTTTACTTGACGACCGAACCTATTACCGGTCCATGGCCGAGGCGGTCAACCCCTACGGCGACGGCCGGGCCTGCCACCGGATAGTGCAGGCCATCAGGCACGCTTTTAAACTTTCCCCTGAGCGGCCTGCGGAATTCGGGCTGTAA
- the acd gene encoding glutaryl-CoA dehydrogenase Acd, with protein MHFELTEELLDIQRMARDFALKEIAPTVDEDDKAHRFRRDIVEKMGELGFFGCVVPEEYGGNETGFLAITLIAEQIARVHSSMRLPFNMNALGPALTILRYGNEETKRKWVPGLVDASKMGCFAITEANAGSDVASMKTRAIWDGEKYVLNGDKMWISNAPVADVALVYAYTNPEIRVKGMSAFAVDMKSPGITVEPITEKLGTWAAPVGVITFEDTPVPREALLGEEGQGFKICMEQLNDTRLGCAAGGLGVAQACIDAVLQYANQRVQFGQPIGKFQMNQDLIAQMIVKTEAARLLLYKAAWLKDQDKPHTLETSMAKYYCGEAANYNADCAMKIFGSYGYSEEYPVARYYRDAKSYQIVEGTSNIQKFIIAQDALGYRKANR; from the coding sequence ATGCATTTTGAATTAACCGAGGAGTTGCTTGATATTCAAAGGATGGCCCGGGATTTTGCCCTTAAGGAAATTGCCCCCACTGTGGACGAGGATGACAAGGCCCACCGGTTCCGCCGGGATATCGTTGAAAAGATGGGCGAACTGGGTTTCTTTGGCTGTGTGGTGCCCGAGGAATATGGCGGCAATGAAACCGGCTTTTTGGCCATTACTCTCATTGCCGAACAAATAGCCCGGGTACACAGTTCCATGCGCCTGCCCTTCAATATGAACGCCCTGGGCCCCGCGCTGACTATTTTGCGCTATGGCAATGAAGAAACCAAGCGAAAATGGGTGCCCGGCCTTGTGGATGCCAGTAAAATGGGCTGCTTTGCCATTACCGAAGCCAATGCCGGTTCCGATGTGGCCAGCATGAAAACCAGAGCTATTTGGGATGGCGAAAAATACGTGCTAAACGGTGACAAAATGTGGATCTCCAATGCTCCCGTGGCCGACGTGGCCCTGGTATATGCCTATACCAACCCCGAAATCAGGGTCAAGGGCATGTCCGCATTTGCGGTGGATATGAAATCCCCCGGTATAACCGTGGAACCCATCACCGAAAAGCTGGGCACCTGGGCCGCCCCGGTGGGCGTGATTACCTTTGAAGACACCCCTGTGCCCCGGGAAGCGCTGCTTGGTGAAGAAGGGCAGGGCTTTAAAATCTGCATGGAGCAGCTTAACGACACCCGTCTGGGCTGTGCCGCCGGCGGCCTCGGCGTGGCCCAGGCCTGTATTGATGCCGTGCTGCAATACGCCAACCAGCGGGTGCAATTTGGCCAGCCCATTGGTAAATTTCAAATGAACCAGGATCTTATTGCCCAGATGATCGTTAAAACCGAAGCGGCCCGTTTGCTGCTGTACAAGGCGGCCTGGCTCAAGGACCAGGACAAACCCCATACCCTGGAAACCTCCATGGCCAAATACTACTGCGGCGAAGCGGCCAACTATAATGCGGATTGCGCCATGAAAATTTTCGGCTCCTACGGTTATTCCGAGGAATACCCGGTGGCCCGCTACTACCGCGACGCCAAATCCTATCAAATTGTTGAAGGCACCAGCAATATACAGAAATTTATCATTGCCCAGGATGCCCTCGGATACCGCAAGGCCAACCGTTAA
- a CDS encoding OadG family transporter subunit has product MVDWGMAASVAISGIVSVFAVLIMLQIGVQITGMVIDSQAKKQSQKQNT; this is encoded by the coding sequence ATGGTTGACTGGGGTATGGCCGCATCGGTGGCTATATCGGGAATTGTATCTGTTTTTGCGGTACTGATAATGCTACAAATCGGAGTACAAATCACCGGTATGGTTATAGACAGCCAGGCTAAAAAGCAATCCCAAAAACAAAATACCTGA
- a CDS encoding enoyl-CoA hydratase/isomerase family protein — protein MESRDILFNLQDGIATITLNRPEKKNAFNLNMIRQWVEALEECRSNPAVKVVVVTGAGNAFCSGGDVGTLKPEDQTPLDSKNFLWKNVHRVALTLEDLDKPVIAAVNGVAVGAGLDMALMCDLRFAADTARFSEGYVKVGLVPGDGGAYFLPRLVGAAKALELLWTGDFIDAREALRIGMVNRVYPGDKLLDETYSFAERLATGPEVAIRAIKRAVYQCMRTDLRTALDMISSHFAVVQFTEDHAEGIKSFAQRRKPNFTTRDE, from the coding sequence GTGGAAAGTCGTGACATATTATTTAACCTGCAGGACGGTATAGCAACAATAACTTTGAACCGGCCGGAAAAAAAGAATGCCTTCAATTTAAACATGATCCGCCAGTGGGTGGAGGCGCTGGAGGAATGCCGCAGCAATCCCGCTGTAAAAGTGGTGGTGGTGACCGGCGCGGGTAATGCCTTTTGCAGCGGCGGCGACGTCGGCACCCTCAAACCCGAGGACCAGACGCCCCTGGATAGTAAAAATTTTTTATGGAAAAACGTGCACCGGGTGGCGCTGACCCTGGAAGACCTTGATAAGCCTGTTATCGCCGCGGTAAACGGTGTGGCCGTGGGGGCGGGCCTGGACATGGCGCTGATGTGTGATTTGCGCTTCGCCGCTGACACCGCCCGTTTTTCCGAAGGGTATGTCAAGGTGGGCCTGGTGCCGGGAGATGGGGGCGCGTATTTTCTGCCGCGGCTGGTTGGCGCGGCCAAAGCCCTGGAACTGCTCTGGACCGGTGACTTTATTGATGCCCGGGAAGCTCTGCGTATCGGCATGGTGAACAGGGTCTACCCCGGGGACAAATTGCTGGACGAAACCTATTCCTTTGCTGAAAGGTTGGCCACGGGGCCGGAGGTGGCCATCAGGGCCATTAAGCGGGCTGTGTACCAGTGCATGAGAACAGACCTGCGCACGGCCCTGGACATGATTTCATCCCACTTTGCCGTGGTACAGTTTACCGAAGACCACGCCGAAGGCATAAAGTCCTTTGCCCAAAGGCGCAAGCCCAATTTTACCACCAGGGACGAGTAA
- the glyA gene encoding serine hydroxymethyltransferase, with product MSFYSPLAQVDPEISRVLEQELNRQRSTLELIASENIVSRAVMEAQGTVLTNKYAEGLPGRRYYGGCSFVDVAETLAIQRAKEIFGAEHVNVQPHSGSQANMAVYFALLQPGDTILGMSLAHGGHLTHGSPLNLSGRYFNIVSYGVEQSTGRINYDQVMEAAQKSKARMIVAGASAYPREIDFARMAEIAAAVGAYLMVDMAHIAGLVAAGLHNSPVPHADVVTTTTHKTLRGPRGGMILCKEKYGAAVDKAVFPGIQGGPLMHVIAAKAVAFGEALQPGFKEYQQQIVKNARALAEALVRRGFELISGGTDNHMILVDLRNKQVTGREAEHTLEEVGVTLNKNAIPFDPQPPMVTSGIRIGTPAVTTRGLKEAEMVEVAEIIHLALSFGNDARRREQARAMAADLCRRFPLYEEGGMYAAPRLG from the coding sequence ATGAGTTTTTACAGCCCCCTTGCCCAGGTGGATCCTGAAATCTCCCGGGTTTTAGAACAGGAACTGAACAGGCAGCGCAGCACCCTGGAACTGATTGCTTCGGAAAATATTGTCAGCCGGGCTGTCATGGAGGCCCAGGGTACGGTGCTAACCAATAAATATGCCGAGGGGCTGCCCGGGCGGCGCTACTACGGGGGGTGCTCCTTTGTCGACGTGGCGGAAACGCTGGCCATCCAGCGGGCCAAGGAAATCTTTGGTGCCGAGCATGTCAATGTGCAGCCCCATTCCGGCTCCCAGGCCAATATGGCTGTTTATTTCGCCCTGCTACAGCCGGGCGATACCATATTGGGCATGAGCTTGGCCCACGGGGGGCACCTGACCCACGGCAGCCCGCTGAATCTTTCGGGCCGGTATTTTAACATAGTCTCCTACGGTGTGGAACAAAGCACGGGCCGTATCAATTATGATCAAGTTATGGAAGCGGCGCAGAAAAGCAAGGCCCGGATGATCGTTGCCGGAGCCAGTGCTTATCCCCGGGAGATAGATTTTGCCCGGATGGCTGAAATAGCAGCCGCCGTGGGTGCTTACCTGATGGTGGACATGGCCCATATTGCCGGTCTGGTGGCGGCGGGCCTGCATAACAGCCCCGTTCCCCATGCCGATGTGGTTACCACCACCACCCATAAAACGCTGCGGGGTCCCCGGGGCGGTATGATACTGTGTAAAGAAAAATACGGTGCCGCCGTGGACAAGGCGGTTTTCCCCGGCATTCAGGGCGGCCCGCTGATGCACGTCATTGCGGCCAAGGCAGTGGCCTTTGGCGAGGCGCTACAGCCCGGTTTTAAGGAATACCAGCAGCAAATAGTCAAAAACGCCCGGGCGCTGGCCGAAGCACTGGTCCGGCGTGGATTTGAACTTATTTCCGGCGGTACCGACAATCATATGATACTGGTGGACCTGCGCAACAAGCAGGTAACGGGCCGGGAGGCCGAACATACCCTGGAAGAAGTGGGTGTAACCCTGAACAAAAACGCCATTCCCTTTGACCCGCAGCCCCCCATGGTAACCAGTGGTATTCGTATCGGTACCCCCGCTGTAACCACCCGGGGTCTGAAGGAGGCCGAAATGGTTGAAGTGGCCGAGATCATTCACCTGGCCCTGAGCTTCGGCAATGATGCCCGTCGCCGGGAACAGGCCAGGGCCATGGCCGCCGATTTGTGCCGGCGTTTCCCTTTGTATGAAGAAGGTGGTATGTATGCAGCGCCCCGGTTGGGATGA
- the rpiB gene encoding ribose 5-phosphate isomerase B, translating into MQVAIGSDHGGIKLKNELIAYFEEQGIAYHDFGTYTNDSVDYPDFARAVAEAVASGKFERGVLCCGTGIGVSIAANKIPGIRAALCHDTFSARMATEHNMANIITLGERVIGPGLARDIVGAWLNAKFAGGRHARRLEKIAALEREIAAGEKR; encoded by the coding sequence TTGCAGGTGGCCATTGGCAGTGACCATGGAGGTATTAAATTAAAAAACGAACTTATAGCATACTTTGAGGAACAGGGCATCGCCTACCATGATTTCGGTACATATACCAATGATTCGGTGGATTACCCCGATTTTGCCCGGGCGGTGGCCGAAGCGGTGGCATCCGGTAAATTTGAGCGGGGCGTGCTATGTTGCGGCACCGGTATCGGAGTAAGTATAGCCGCCAACAAAATACCCGGCATCAGGGCCGCCCTTTGTCACGATACTTTTTCCGCCCGCATGGCCACCGAGCATAATATGGCCAATATTATCACCCTGGGGGAGCGGGTCATCGGCCCCGGCCTGGCCCGGGATATTGTGGGAGCCTGGCTCAATGCCAAATTCGCCGGGGGAAGGCACGCCCGCAGGTTGGAAAAAATAGCGGCCCTGGAAAGGGAAATTGCCGCCGGAGAGAAGCGGTAA
- a CDS encoding manganese efflux pump MntP family protein, with the protein MELYTLLALAVALGTDAFSMCLGLGTAGITRRQILVVSVTVLVFHVVMPLMGWYAGEFIGTLAGRAASIAGALLLVYLGVKMIRSSIKGGDSLDPKVVLVNTWGLFLLAASVSMDALSVGFSLGTRQVNLLLTAGVIGIVAGVMTFAGLVLGRFVGVRVGRRAVLGGGILLIGIGIHMVLS; encoded by the coding sequence TTGGAGTTATATACACTGCTTGCCCTGGCCGTGGCCCTGGGTACCGACGCCTTTTCCATGTGCCTCGGCCTGGGTACGGCCGGCATTACCCGCCGCCAGATACTGGTGGTCAGCGTTACCGTGCTGGTGTTTCACGTCGTTATGCCCCTGATGGGCTGGTACGCCGGTGAATTCATAGGCACACTGGCGGGACGGGCCGCCAGCATTGCCGGCGCATTGTTGCTGGTATACCTTGGTGTTAAAATGATCCGCTCCTCAATCAAGGGCGGTGACTCTCTGGATCCCAAAGTGGTGCTGGTCAATACCTGGGGGTTGTTTTTGCTGGCGGCCAGTGTCAGCATGGATGCGCTGAGTGTGGGATTTTCCCTGGGCACCAGGCAGGTTAACCTGCTCCTGACCGCCGGAGTGATTGGTATTGTGGCCGGGGTGATGACCTTTGCGGGCCTTGTTCTTGGTCGTTTTGTCGGTGTCCGGGTGGGCCGGCGGGCCGTCCTGGGCGGTGGTATACTGTTGATCGGGATCGGGATACACATGGTGTTATCCTAA
- a CDS encoding MazG-like family protein, with translation MQKKIIALPKLNNLTPTMESTALKLMEEAGELAQAIGKLRGMSGESRTASESEALACITRELLDVAQTAVSMMFVLEENYGVSIEKALDEHMAKLLRKGYLVHGPGDE, from the coding sequence ATGCAAAAGAAGATCATCGCCCTGCCCAAATTGAATAATTTAACCCCCACCATGGAGTCCACCGCCCTTAAATTGATGGAAGAGGCGGGGGAGTTGGCCCAGGCCATCGGCAAGCTGCGGGGCATGAGCGGGGAAAGCCGCACCGCCAGCGAAAGCGAAGCGCTGGCCTGTATTACCCGGGAACTGCTGGATGTGGCCCAGACTGCCGTTTCCATGATGTTTGTGCTGGAGGAAAACTACGGCGTCAGCATCGAAAAGGCCCTGGATGAGCATATGGCCAAGTTGCTGCGCAAAGGGTACCTGGTGCACGGGCCGGGTGATGAGTAG